In a single window of the Flavobacterium sp. W4I14 genome:
- a CDS encoding hypothetical protein (product_source=Hypo-rule applied; superfamily=82171) yields the protein MKTLNPILVLIMMFFVARYNKTDGKITKTITIDSLGACQGISYQNGRYFLYGDREVGIMREYQLQKDSLIDQHKEYKFTVKGENIIKHPTGIAYHKGLPTFVGNSVKQNAAGTVWKAVINCINWEGFLKTRKLDGNLIKSIEDDACIQGTRPEYVNYKGKWFVATADYGNNANEVRLYNPIALSKADKTSEKGILFKKFTCSPWVQNLHWIADKGILVLVQNQIEGRKWRLTFLDLEKSLASGQESVIKVVDTDKPDELEGFTFTDKADKGIAVSSSRKNNVSFMDFAVGG from the coding sequence ATGAAAACATTAAACCCAATTTTAGTACTGATCATGATGTTTTTTGTAGCCAGATACAATAAAACAGATGGAAAGATTACAAAAACGATTACAATTGATTCATTAGGTGCCTGCCAGGGCATTTCTTACCAGAATGGAAGGTATTTCCTTTACGGCGATAGAGAAGTGGGCATCATGCGCGAATATCAACTCCAAAAAGACTCGTTGATTGATCAGCATAAGGAATACAAGTTTACCGTTAAAGGCGAAAATATCATCAAACATCCCACCGGCATTGCCTACCACAAAGGCTTACCCACATTTGTGGGCAATTCGGTAAAGCAAAATGCAGCAGGCACCGTTTGGAAAGCGGTAATTAATTGCATCAACTGGGAAGGATTTTTAAAAACCAGAAAATTAGATGGAAACCTGATCAAAAGCATTGAAGACGATGCTTGTATCCAGGGTACGCGACCAGAATATGTAAATTACAAAGGCAAATGGTTTGTAGCAACAGCCGATTATGGTAATAATGCAAATGAAGTAAGATTGTATAACCCGATAGCTTTATCAAAAGCCGATAAAACAAGTGAAAAGGGAATCCTCTTTAAAAAATTCACCTGCTCGCCATGGGTACAGAACTTACATTGGATTGCAGATAAAGGTATTTTAGTTTTAGTCCAGAACCAGATTGAAGGACGTAAATGGAGGCTGACCTTTCTTGATCTGGAAAAATCGCTTGCCAGCGGTCAGGAATCTGTAATCAAAGTTGTAGACACCGATAAACCGGATGAACTGGAAGGTTTTACCTTTACCGATAAGGCTGATAAAGGGATCGCGGTAAGTTCTTCACGAAAAAACAATGTGAGTTTTATGGATTTTGCGGTTGGCGGGTAG
- a CDS encoding transcriptional regulator with XRE-family HTH domain (product_source=COG1396; cath_funfam=1.10.260.40; cog=COG1396; pfam=PF00717,PF07022; smart=SM00530; superfamily=47413,51306), translating into MNENQRLKNLMDLLNFKTQKDFAMALNIQQGSLSDILRERIKVSNAIKDKLELKFDVNLTWLENGTGEPFFKKKPGVSESKEGVPYFDMSLSDAKELLVEEQRAEYLVNYLPFNDCTAYLPVYGDSMYPKYAAGEIIAIKEITNYEILQWGEAYVVMTDADSNSLRTIKLIFQHADNTKLILRSSNPNFKGDTIIRKKNIQALYIIKGKITRNVI; encoded by the coding sequence ATGAATGAAAACCAACGCTTAAAAAACCTAATGGATTTGTTGAATTTTAAGACCCAAAAAGATTTTGCTATGGCGTTGAATATCCAACAAGGCTCTCTTTCGGATATTTTAAGAGAAAGGATCAAGGTTTCAAATGCCATTAAAGATAAACTCGAACTTAAATTCGACGTAAATTTAACATGGCTTGAAAACGGAACCGGCGAACCGTTTTTTAAAAAGAAGCCAGGCGTTAGCGAAAGTAAAGAGGGTGTTCCTTATTTCGATATGAGTCTATCGGATGCTAAAGAGCTCTTAGTAGAAGAACAGCGGGCAGAATACCTGGTAAATTACCTCCCTTTTAACGATTGCACGGCCTATTTACCGGTTTATGGCGATAGCATGTATCCCAAATATGCCGCAGGCGAAATTATTGCCATAAAAGAAATTACCAATTACGAAATTCTACAGTGGGGCGAAGCTTATGTGGTCATGACGGATGCAGATAGTAACAGTTTACGCACCATAAAACTAATTTTTCAGCACGCCGATAATACCAAACTAATCCTCCGTTCTTCAAATCCTAATTTCAAAGGCGATACCATAATCCGCAAGAAAAACATCCAGGCACTTTACATTATAAAAGGAAAAATTACACGGAATGTTATTTAG
- a CDS encoding hypothetical protein (product_source=Hypo-rule applied; ko=KO:K21572; pfam=PF07980,PF14322; superfamily=48452), with translation MVTIHWQEPITSVLNLLFSIKKMKNNIYTILALGAVLTLSACKKDFLAQNNPNAVTVEDYFRTENDVLLAVNGAYQSLRSSNTLGENSGLFTDERSDDAGRNDNQSNAGEPFQFNDFSLLPSNSYLKAHWLALFNAITRSNVILSNIDKVTFVTPANKVNYIAEAKFIRAIMYFELVRKWGPVPLVTKQLNNTDEVTAATFRVPEADVYNQIVADLKDGLNSTLPNFQNSANIGRTSKAAINAYLGKVYLTMAATLPANKAENLTNANTYLLAAYNMKTFGNLSEIPYVDVFDVAKKMTCKELIFQISYKQGDVNYSSSIAANNQAKGELINSLKVSTGIGGNVKLDLINEYETSDLRKDFSVKYANDATVKDWFITKFRDASELATKNGYGGNDWILMRYADVILMLAEVNMLQGNDAVAIQYLDMVRARAGMPLYAVAKTDANYAAKFPTLKLAILHERRVEFAFEHQRWFDLIRNFTAAELVTYLKAKPQSAYGIAKLANVTLKDRYYPIPFDEVKLDPVKMYQNPGY, from the coding sequence ATGGTAACTATCCATTGGCAAGAGCCTATAACCTCGGTATTAAACTTACTTTTTAGCATTAAGAAAATGAAGAACAATATTTATACAATTCTGGCCCTTGGAGCAGTTTTAACCCTAAGTGCCTGTAAAAAAGATTTTTTAGCACAAAACAACCCAAACGCAGTTACTGTTGAAGATTATTTTAGAACAGAAAACGATGTGCTATTGGCAGTAAATGGCGCTTACCAATCGTTAAGGAGTAGTAATACCCTGGGTGAGAACAGTGGACTGTTTACCGATGAACGCTCGGACGATGCAGGAAGAAACGATAACCAGAGTAATGCTGGTGAACCTTTCCAGTTTAACGATTTCTCTTTATTACCCAGTAACTCTTATTTAAAAGCACACTGGCTGGCGCTTTTCAACGCGATTACCCGGAGCAACGTAATTTTATCGAACATTGATAAGGTAACTTTTGTAACACCTGCAAACAAGGTAAACTACATTGCCGAAGCCAAATTTATCAGGGCTATTATGTATTTCGAACTGGTTAGGAAATGGGGTCCTGTTCCCTTAGTTACCAAACAATTGAATAATACGGATGAGGTTACCGCCGCAACCTTCCGTGTACCTGAGGCTGATGTGTATAACCAGATTGTTGCCGATTTAAAAGACGGTTTAAACAGTACGTTGCCGAATTTTCAGAACTCGGCAAACATCGGGAGGACTTCAAAAGCTGCAATTAATGCTTATTTGGGCAAGGTTTACTTAACAATGGCGGCAACGTTACCGGCAAATAAAGCCGAAAACCTAACTAATGCCAATACTTATCTATTGGCAGCTTACAACATGAAAACTTTTGGAAATTTATCTGAAATCCCTTATGTTGATGTTTTTGATGTAGCGAAGAAAATGACTTGTAAAGAGTTGATTTTCCAGATATCCTATAAACAAGGTGATGTGAATTACAGTTCGAGCATTGCTGCAAACAACCAGGCAAAAGGCGAATTGATTAATTCATTAAAAGTATCAACCGGTATTGGTGGTAATGTGAAGCTAGACCTGATCAATGAGTACGAAACAAGCGATTTAAGGAAAGATTTCTCGGTAAAATACGCTAACGATGCCACGGTAAAGGATTGGTTTATTACCAAATTCCGCGATGCGAGTGAATTGGCCACTAAAAACGGTTATGGAGGCAATGACTGGATTTTGATGCGTTATGCTGATGTAATTTTAATGCTTGCGGAGGTAAATATGTTGCAGGGCAACGATGCGGTGGCCATTCAATATCTGGATATGGTTAGGGCAAGGGCTGGAATGCCTTTATACGCTGTAGCCAAAACAGACGCCAATTATGCGGCTAAATTCCCGACTTTAAAGCTTGCTATTTTACACGAGCGTAGGGTAGAGTTCGCTTTTGAACACCAAAGATGGTTTGATTTGATCAGGAATTTTACTGCTGCGGAGTTGGTTACATATTTAAAAGCTAAACCACAATCAGCATACGGGATTGCCAAGCTGGCTAACGTAACCTTAAAAGACAGGTATTATCCTATTCCTTTTGATGAAGTGAAATTAGATCCGGTTAAAATGTACCAGAATCCAGGATACTAA
- a CDS encoding peptide-methionine (S)-S-oxide reductase (product_source=KO:K07304; cath_funfam=3.30.1060.10; cog=COG0225; ko=KO:K07304; pfam=PF01625; superfamily=55068; tigrfam=TIGR00401) — translation MNTEKAILAGGCFWGVEELLRHYPGVTSTVVGYTGGDVPNATYRNHGTHAEAIEVTFDPTVLTYRKLLEYFFQIHDPSTRNRQGNDVGTSYRSAIFYNSEEQKNTANALIAELDASGKWPGKIVTEVVPETDFWNAEEEHQDYLQKNPYGYTCHFERPDWKL, via the coding sequence ATGAATACTGAAAAAGCCATTCTTGCAGGCGGCTGCTTTTGGGGAGTAGAAGAACTGCTCCGTCATTACCCAGGGGTTACCTCAACAGTTGTTGGATACACTGGTGGTGATGTTCCAAATGCCACTTACCGGAACCATGGTACACATGCCGAAGCCATTGAAGTTACTTTTGATCCAACTGTTTTAACCTACCGTAAATTATTAGAATATTTTTTTCAGATCCACGATCCGAGCACACGCAACAGACAGGGAAATGATGTGGGTACCTCATACCGTTCAGCTATTTTTTATAATAGTGAAGAACAGAAAAACACCGCAAATGCATTAATTGCCGAGTTAGATGCTTCTGGTAAATGGCCTGGCAAAATTGTAACCGAGGTGGTACCGGAAACCGATTTCTGGAATGCTGAAGAAGAACACCAGGATTATTTACAGAAAAACCCTTACGGTTATACCTGCCATTTTGAAAGGCCAGACTGGAAATTGTAA
- a CDS encoding TonB-linked SusC/RagA family outer membrane protein (product_source=TIGR04056; cath_funfam=2.170.130.10,2.60.40.1120; cleavage_site_network=SignalP-noTM; cog=COG1629; ko=KO:K21573; pfam=PF00593,PF07715,PF13715; superfamily=49464,56935; tigrfam=TIGR04056), whose translation MTSFFLTASIKSACRKLLLPLGLLAICNSSAIAINHEVTTSGLHHKAFAMVSGTVTDQNKQPLPGVSVFEKKTKKITVTDSNGKYSISVEEAAILVFSYIGYDNQEVAVNGRQNINVTLKESSNTLNEVVAIGYQKIRKSDVTGAISSVKASEMNSTSPTVGQALVGKVAGVQVSQTSGAPYSGTKIRVRGIGSINASSDPLYVIDGYPAGNNVSINPEDIETIDILKDAASAAIYGSRASGGVVLITTKRGADGKGKFEYDVQGGVSQLAKKVKLLDANQFIQLLIDGRNNAYKDLWVNSGKTWNDAMFSDNNTTRIANVGNGSSVSIPADLYNFSTQQAISAAYNTDWQDELYRNAAFQRHNLSFSGGTKDVKYFLSGGYQNNDGIVTNTNQKVTNFRGNIDGKVSERLRVGANISYTQNDNREVREGRYDLSPMMSALIYLPYLPARDANGNPIQFGMGALASQYGIQNPENPLATVEQVKITRKGARSTYNANATYNILEGLDFKANLGTQTYNEKYDFYLPTSLSNGNNPPYSTAAITAANAIAQTLSQVDQLGEFTLNYNKTFGKHKIDVLGGYSAQKTTSDLIRISASGFQNDKIGEITDKGADAGFLTLITDGANKTAKATNTLLSYFGRFSYNYAGKYFLTGSFRRDGSSRFGPLNKYGNFPSVAAGWNLSEEDFYNSFLGEQSTVKLRASWGLSGNNNIPNYRTAQEMSAPGGVVFGNAISTAIWPNAIQDPKLGWESTSQYNFGTDISLFKNRLNIIANYYLSYSYNLLFNQPISAVSGTSSILTNLVDSKISNKGFDIQLDGRIIQKQDFTLGLSGNIALNRNKVLNMGGASTILTNGAERSYLTHITQEGQPVGMFYGFKALGRITADNLGKVAPSASATNPAKIGDLYFQDTDGNGIVNDADKTVIGTPYPKFTYGFALNTSYKTFDLRASFNGSYGNQVLDGQDYYLYNFEGSGNQYAEVADRYRNEANPGSGLNYRASRAGTQSNSTRLSSFYIQDGSYFRCTNITLGYTFPKMLANAIKVSNIRIYASVDNAFTITDYKGYNPEVDYSGGSNLTPGVDYGNYPLARAYNLGIKLTF comes from the coding sequence ATGACATCATTTTTTTTAACCGCAAGTATAAAAAGTGCTTGCCGGAAATTGCTTTTGCCTTTAGGCTTACTGGCCATCTGTAATTCCAGTGCAATAGCGATTAATCATGAAGTAACTACTTCGGGCCTGCATCATAAAGCATTTGCTATGGTAAGCGGAACGGTTACCGATCAAAATAAACAACCTTTACCTGGTGTAAGTGTTTTCGAAAAGAAAACAAAAAAAATAACCGTTACCGATTCCAATGGTAAATACTCCATTTCGGTAGAGGAAGCTGCAATTTTAGTATTCTCTTATATCGGTTACGATAACCAGGAAGTTGCGGTTAACGGCCGCCAAAATATTAATGTTACTTTAAAAGAAAGCAGTAATACACTTAACGAGGTTGTGGCTATCGGCTATCAGAAGATCAGAAAATCGGACGTAACGGGTGCCATCAGTAGTGTTAAGGCCAGCGAAATGAATTCAACTTCTCCAACTGTTGGTCAGGCATTGGTTGGTAAGGTTGCCGGTGTACAGGTATCGCAAACCAGTGGTGCGCCATATTCGGGTACCAAAATCAGGGTGAGGGGTATCGGGTCCATTAACGCCAGTTCGGATCCCTTATACGTAATTGATGGTTATCCGGCAGGAAACAATGTATCCATCAATCCCGAGGATATCGAAACCATAGACATTTTAAAAGATGCGGCTTCTGCAGCCATTTATGGCTCAAGAGCATCGGGTGGGGTAGTGTTAATTACCACCAAAAGAGGTGCAGATGGAAAAGGAAAGTTTGAGTACGATGTGCAGGGGGGAGTTTCTCAATTGGCCAAAAAAGTAAAATTATTGGATGCCAACCAGTTTATCCAGCTTTTAATCGACGGACGTAACAATGCCTATAAAGATTTATGGGTAAACTCCGGCAAAACCTGGAACGATGCGATGTTTAGTGATAATAATACTACCCGTATTGCCAATGTGGGCAATGGAAGTAGTGTAAGCATACCAGCCGATCTTTATAATTTTAGTACACAACAGGCTATCTCTGCAGCTTATAATACCGACTGGCAGGATGAATTGTACCGCAATGCAGCCTTTCAACGCCATAACCTTTCATTTTCTGGCGGTACCAAAGATGTAAAATACTTTTTAAGCGGTGGTTACCAGAACAACGATGGTATTGTAACCAACACCAACCAAAAGGTAACCAACTTTAGGGGGAATATTGATGGCAAGGTGAGTGAGCGTTTACGTGTAGGCGCAAATATTTCGTATACGCAGAACGATAACCGCGAGGTGAGGGAAGGCCGTTACGATTTAAGCCCGATGATGTCGGCTTTAATTTACCTACCTTATCTGCCTGCGAGGGATGCCAATGGAAACCCGATCCAGTTTGGCATGGGCGCATTAGCTTCCCAATACGGTATCCAAAACCCAGAGAATCCTTTGGCTACAGTTGAACAAGTAAAAATCACCAGAAAAGGGGCGAGAAGCACCTATAATGCCAACGCTACTTATAACATATTGGAAGGACTGGATTTTAAAGCCAATTTAGGTACACAGACTTACAATGAAAAATATGATTTTTATCTGCCAACCAGCTTAAGTAATGGTAACAACCCACCTTATTCTACCGCTGCAATAACAGCGGCGAATGCAATTGCGCAAACCCTTAGCCAGGTTGATCAGCTTGGCGAGTTTACCCTAAACTACAATAAAACATTTGGTAAACATAAAATTGATGTGCTTGGAGGATATTCTGCGCAAAAAACAACCAGCGATCTGATCCGTATTTCTGCCAGTGGTTTCCAGAATGATAAAATTGGTGAAATTACAGATAAAGGTGCTGATGCAGGATTTTTAACTTTAATAACTGATGGAGCAAACAAAACAGCTAAAGCTACCAATACCTTACTTTCTTATTTTGGCCGTTTCAGCTATAATTATGCCGGTAAATACTTTTTAACCGGTTCATTCCGCCGTGATGGGTCATCAAGGTTTGGTCCGCTGAATAAATATGGCAATTTTCCTTCGGTAGCCGCAGGATGGAACCTTTCGGAAGAAGATTTCTATAACAGTTTTCTTGGCGAACAATCAACCGTTAAGTTAAGGGCAAGTTGGGGATTGAGCGGCAACAACAACATTCCGAATTATAGAACCGCACAGGAAATGAGTGCGCCGGGCGGTGTGGTTTTTGGAAATGCGATTTCGACGGCGATCTGGCCAAATGCCATCCAGGACCCGAAGCTGGGATGGGAATCTACTTCCCAGTATAATTTTGGTACCGATATCAGCCTGTTTAAAAACCGCTTAAATATCATAGCCAATTATTACCTGAGTTATTCATATAATTTGTTGTTTAACCAACCCATTTCTGCTGTATCAGGAACTTCTTCTATCCTGACCAATCTGGTCGACAGTAAAATCAGCAACAAAGGTTTTGATATCCAACTGGATGGAAGAATTATCCAAAAACAGGATTTTACATTGGGCCTCAGCGGAAACATTGCCTTAAACCGCAACAAAGTTTTAAATATGGGTGGAGCAAGTACCATCTTAACCAATGGTGCAGAACGTTCGTATTTAACACACATTACACAAGAAGGTCAGCCTGTAGGCATGTTCTACGGATTTAAGGCTTTGGGTAGAATTACTGCCGATAATTTAGGTAAGGTTGCCCCATCGGCATCTGCTACGAACCCGGCTAAAATCGGTGATTTATATTTTCAGGATACGGATGGTAACGGCATTGTAAATGACGCGGACAAAACCGTTATTGGCACACCATACCCTAAATTCACCTATGGTTTTGCCTTAAACACTTCTTACAAAACGTTTGATTTAAGGGCATCTTTCAATGGGTCGTACGGGAACCAGGTTTTAGATGGGCAGGATTATTACCTGTATAACTTTGAAGGTTCGGGAAATCAATATGCAGAGGTTGCCGACCGTTACAGAAACGAAGCTAACCCTGGCAGTGGTTTAAACTACCGTGCATCGCGTGCGGGTACGCAAAGTAACAGTACCCGTTTATCGTCTTTCTATATTCAGGATGGATCTTACTTCAGATGTACCAACATTACTTTAGGTTATACCTTCCCTAAAATGCTCGCCAATGCGATAAAAGTGAGCAACATCCGCATTTATGCCAGTGTTGATAATGCTTTTACGATTACCGATTACAAGGGTTATAACCCGGAGGTAGATTATAGTGGAGGTTCTAATTTAACTCCTGGTGTAGATTATGGTAACTATCCATTGGCAAGAGCCTATAACCTCGGTATTAAACTTACTTTTTAG
- a CDS encoding hypothetical protein (product_source=Hypo-rule applied; cleavage_site_network=SignalP-noTM; pfam=PF02698), which produces MKYLYAFLVLCLFYKGLAAQDVPQQSYQLIKTRNEVQYKNYYLLTLFQQLPALRKMLSTDTTFNNIYKSKTAQVNESVKTCKTDITCYAKALKFTNEEIADIGNRLALLYTENNPLGNLVKNHLIPSGCYAMFAKEQHKTLLIKAWEQDAHAINYAIGVYVEGNKPNYPKIDSISFSLTDKTFAEITSASALLALQGNTKLFFEPAMLFALEALELNERNEAADYEPMAKGVNLAAITQIKKTEWKKYPYSIILVPGAGPEEKEVALSPGGMIRCRLAALQYQKGMAPFIVVSGGRVHPYKTKFSEAYEMKKFLMEVLQIPVSAIIMEPHARHTTTNLRNCARLMFRYGMPVDKPGLACTVKSQSYNITNLLPERCKKELGYYPYKNGKRLSDTESEFYLNTTSLQIDFDEPLDP; this is translated from the coding sequence ATGAAATACCTTTATGCTTTCCTTGTGCTCTGCCTGTTCTACAAAGGTTTAGCTGCACAGGATGTACCCCAACAGTCTTATCAATTAATTAAGACCAGGAACGAAGTACAGTACAAAAATTATTACCTGCTTACACTTTTTCAGCAATTGCCCGCACTGCGCAAAATGCTTAGCACAGATACGACGTTCAACAACATCTATAAATCAAAAACAGCACAGGTAAATGAATCAGTTAAAACCTGCAAAACAGATATTACTTGTTATGCCAAAGCCTTAAAATTTACCAATGAGGAAATAGCCGATATCGGAAACCGTTTGGCGCTGCTTTACACAGAAAATAATCCGTTGGGAAATTTGGTAAAAAACCACCTCATCCCCTCAGGTTGCTATGCCATGTTTGCCAAAGAACAACACAAAACCCTTTTAATTAAAGCCTGGGAACAAGATGCCCATGCCATTAATTATGCAATTGGCGTTTACGTAGAAGGAAACAAGCCCAACTACCCGAAAATAGATTCCATCAGTTTTAGTCTAACTGACAAAACGTTTGCAGAAATCACATCTGCCAGTGCATTGTTAGCCTTACAGGGAAATACTAAGCTCTTTTTCGAACCTGCCATGTTATTTGCATTGGAAGCTTTAGAACTGAACGAACGCAATGAGGCCGCCGATTACGAGCCGATGGCCAAGGGCGTAAACCTTGCCGCCATTACCCAGATCAAAAAAACAGAATGGAAGAAATACCCCTACAGTATAATCCTGGTTCCAGGTGCTGGCCCGGAGGAAAAAGAAGTAGCCTTAAGCCCGGGCGGAATGATCCGTTGCAGGTTAGCGGCCTTGCAATACCAGAAAGGCATGGCACCATTCATCGTGGTTTCGGGCGGACGTGTACACCCCTACAAAACCAAATTCAGCGAAGCCTACGAAATGAAGAAGTTTTTAATGGAAGTGCTTCAAATACCCGTAAGTGCCATTATTATGGAGCCACATGCCCGCCATACCACCACCAACCTGCGCAATTGTGCAAGGCTAATGTTTAGGTACGGCATGCCGGTAGATAAACCGGGTTTAGCCTGTACTGTAAAATCGCAGAGTTATAATATTACCAATCTGCTCCCCGAGCGTTGCAAAAAAGAACTCGGCTATTATCCTTATAAAAACGGAAAACGTTTAAGTGATACCGAATCTGAATTTTACTTAAATACCACATCCTTACAGATTGATTTTGATGAACCTTTAGATCCTTAG
- a CDS encoding hypothetical protein (product_source=Hypo-rule applied) has protein sequence MAATAPKYEGYSEQQGRMNRNAIVSDFQKTKLILQLSVKLLCAF, from the coding sequence ATGGCAGCGACAGCCCCGAAGTATGAGGGCTATAGCGAACAGCAGGGCAGAATGAACCGAAATGCTATTGTATCTGATTTCCAGAAAACGAAACTGATTCTTCAGCTTTCTGTTAAATTGCTTTGTGCCTTTTAG